A genomic window from Azotosporobacter soli includes:
- a CDS encoding cell division protein SepF — protein sequence MAVGLIDKLTNFLMPMDEVPEHETREEPEANELAALRAKKATHLKVHTQDQSVLRVLVATPQRYDDVQLYADQLKAKAALVINFECVEPSVQRSIIDFLNGVCYVTNGNVQRVSDTILVYTPDQVDINKELFAYSVPAYTKAIR from the coding sequence GTGGCAGTCGGATTGATTGATAAGTTAACGAACTTTTTAATGCCGATGGACGAAGTGCCGGAGCATGAAACAAGAGAAGAGCCGGAAGCGAATGAATTGGCTGCTTTGCGCGCAAAGAAAGCAACTCATTTGAAGGTTCATACTCAGGATCAGTCTGTGCTTAGGGTTTTAGTAGCCACGCCACAGCGCTATGATGATGTGCAGTTGTATGCGGATCAGCTGAAAGCGAAAGCTGCCTTAGTCATTAATTTTGAATGTGTAGAGCCATCGGTTCAACGCTCGATTATTGACTTTCTTAATGGTGTTTGTTATGTGACGAACGGAAATGTGCAGCGAGTATCGGATACGATACTCGTGTATACACCGGATCAGGTAGATATAAATAAAGAGCTATTCGCATATTCCGTGCCTGCTTATACTAAGGCGATTCGCTAA
- the typA gene encoding translational GTPase TypA, with protein MKRQDLRNIAIIAHVDHGKTTLVDAMLRQSNVFRANEQLTERVMDSNDLERERGITILAKNTAIMHEGVKINIVDTPGHADFGGEVERVLNMVDGALLLVDAFEGPMPQTKYVLRKALEQKLKVVVVVNKIDRPDERAIEVVDEVLELFIELGADDEQLEFPVIYAAARAGVAKMDMKDEAVNLEPIFKVLLEEIPAPECDEDGALQMMVTTLEYDDYVGRVALGRIMRGTINAGQQVVTIKGEVQAKGKLGRLYTYEGLKRVETESAKAGDIIALTGLADVSIGDTIADPLQPEALPSIHIDEPTLSMVFSVNTSPFAGTEGDFVTSRHLRNRLFKEVETNVSLRVSETDSADSFEVSGRGELHLSILIETMRREGFEFQVGKPEVVYKMIDGERNEPLEHLTIDVPQEFMGAVMEALGVRKAELINMIELAGYLRMEFIIPARGLIGFRSEFLTNTKGTGIMNHVFHGYAPFKGAIQGRTRGVLVASEQGETCAYGIYGLQDRGTMFVSPVQPVYQGMIVGESTRDIDMDVNPCKKKQVSNMRTSGTDEALRLVAPRLLSLEQALEYINKDELVEVTPQSIRLRKATLDKHQRGRERKNA; from the coding sequence ATGAAACGTCAGGACCTAAGAAATATAGCGATTATTGCTCACGTTGATCATGGTAAAACTACATTGGTGGATGCCATGCTTCGCCAGAGTAATGTTTTTAGAGCGAATGAACAATTGACGGAACGGGTTATGGACTCAAACGACCTGGAACGCGAACGCGGCATCACGATTTTGGCAAAAAATACCGCAATCATGCATGAAGGCGTGAAAATCAACATTGTTGACACCCCGGGACATGCTGACTTCGGCGGCGAAGTGGAGCGCGTTCTGAATATGGTAGACGGTGCGCTATTGCTGGTAGACGCGTTTGAAGGGCCAATGCCGCAGACAAAATACGTTTTGCGCAAGGCTCTTGAACAGAAATTAAAGGTTGTTGTTGTTGTTAATAAGATCGACCGTCCGGATGAAAGAGCTATCGAAGTTGTCGATGAAGTTTTAGAGCTGTTTATTGAGCTGGGAGCGGACGACGAGCAACTCGAGTTCCCTGTTATTTATGCGGCTGCCCGTGCTGGCGTTGCAAAAATGGATATGAAGGATGAGGCAGTCAACTTAGAGCCGATCTTCAAAGTTTTGCTGGAAGAAATCCCGGCGCCGGAATGCGACGAGGACGGAGCTTTGCAAATGATGGTCACTACACTGGAATATGACGATTATGTAGGCCGTGTAGCCCTGGGACGTATTATGCGTGGTACAATCAATGCGGGACAACAAGTCGTTACGATTAAAGGCGAAGTCCAGGCGAAGGGGAAACTCGGTCGCCTCTATACCTATGAAGGTTTGAAACGCGTAGAGACTGAATCGGCTAAAGCAGGCGACATCATCGCCTTGACGGGCTTGGCGGATGTCAGCATCGGTGATACCATTGCCGATCCGCTGCAACCGGAAGCTCTGCCGTCGATTCATATCGATGAGCCGACGCTGTCGATGGTTTTCAGCGTCAACACGAGTCCGTTTGCAGGTACGGAAGGCGACTTCGTTACGTCGCGCCATTTGCGCAACCGTCTCTTCAAAGAAGTGGAAACGAACGTCAGTTTGCGTGTTTCCGAGACTGACAGTGCCGATTCATTTGAAGTTTCAGGCCGTGGTGAGTTGCATCTGTCGATCCTGATTGAAACGATGCGTCGTGAGGGCTTTGAATTCCAAGTCGGTAAACCGGAGGTTGTTTATAAGATGATCGACGGCGAACGTAATGAACCGCTCGAGCATCTGACGATTGACGTGCCGCAAGAGTTTATGGGCGCGGTTATGGAAGCGCTGGGTGTGCGCAAAGCGGAATTGATCAATATGATTGAACTGGCTGGGTATTTGCGTATGGAATTTATCATTCCGGCGCGCGGCTTAATCGGTTTCCGTTCGGAATTCCTGACGAATACTAAAGGAACGGGTATCATGAACCATGTTTTCCATGGCTATGCACCGTTCAAGGGCGCAATCCAAGGCCGCACGCGCGGCGTGTTGGTAGCGTCTGAACAAGGTGAAACCTGCGCATATGGTATTTATGGCTTGCAGGATCGTGGTACTATGTTCGTTTCTCCGGTACAACCGGTATACCAAGGAATGATTGTTGGCGAAAGCACACGCGATATTGACATGGATGTAAATCCGTGCAAGAAAAAGCAGGTATCCAACATGCGTACAAGCGGCACCGATGAGGCGTTGCGTCTTGTTGCTCCGCGCTTGCTGTCGCTGGAACAGGCTCTCGAATACATCAATAAGGATGAACTTGTCGAAGTAACGCCGCAAAGTATCCGTTTGCGCAAAGCTACGCTCGATAAGCATCAACGTGGTCGTGAGCGCAAAAACGCTTAG
- a CDS encoding MBL fold metallo-hydrolase, with the protein MQLTFLGAARMVTGSSYLLEVGSQKILIDCGMFQGSKAVVALNQRDFVFNPGELDCVLLTHAHIDHSGLLPKLCNSGFKGPIYATKVTGELCSILLPDSAHIQEFDAEIFNRKGVRAGRVAMEPLYTIDDAYLCLQQFSSVAYATEVVLSDKVSVKFFDAGHILGSSLLEVTVTEDGKSTKLVFSGDLGQSNQPLIKNPTVLTEADYVIVESTYGNRRHSHYDKEEALGKIIKETAARGGNIIIPSFAVGRTQTILYYLHKLLKAGKIPDLPVVIDSPLAISATDIFMHNIQDYDSEALGMMREDQESPLYLPKLRFTKTSDESKALNDLNESAIIISASGMADAGRILHHLKHNLWRPESSVLFVGYQAQGSLGRRLIEGAKKVKLLGEEISVKAEVHNLDGFSAHADQGQLLEWLGNFEGKPACVFLVHGEVDMAEPFALLLKEKLAMQTYIPHFSDAAHIAGRNWEIEESGIVVLDPAQRQLQEYLETVEREYQQYRRQLEQAVASDKQKMPEILRRLEKLQSYMRKTLNAV; encoded by the coding sequence ATGCAGTTAACATTTTTAGGAGCCGCCAGAATGGTCACGGGATCCTCATACCTGTTGGAAGTGGGCAGTCAAAAAATCTTGATCGATTGTGGCATGTTTCAGGGATCAAAAGCCGTTGTTGCTTTGAATCAACGCGATTTTGTCTTTAACCCGGGTGAATTAGATTGTGTATTGTTAACGCATGCGCATATTGATCATAGTGGCTTGTTGCCTAAATTGTGCAATTCCGGCTTCAAGGGGCCTATTTATGCGACAAAGGTTACCGGAGAGTTATGCAGTATTCTTTTGCCGGACAGCGCCCATATTCAAGAATTTGATGCAGAGATTTTTAATCGTAAAGGCGTTCGGGCGGGGCGGGTAGCAATGGAGCCGTTATACACAATTGACGATGCCTACCTTTGCTTGCAGCAATTTTCTTCGGTTGCCTACGCGACGGAGGTCGTACTGTCAGATAAGGTTAGCGTGAAATTTTTTGATGCCGGACATATCTTAGGTTCGTCTTTGCTGGAGGTTACAGTGACGGAAGATGGCAAGAGCACGAAACTGGTTTTTTCCGGAGATTTAGGACAGTCCAATCAACCTTTGATCAAAAACCCGACAGTATTGACGGAAGCGGATTACGTCATTGTCGAATCGACATATGGAAATCGTCGTCATAGCCATTATGACAAAGAGGAAGCGTTGGGGAAAATTATCAAAGAGACAGCGGCGCGGGGCGGCAATATTATTATCCCGTCTTTTGCAGTAGGACGTACCCAAACGATTTTATATTATCTGCACAAGCTTCTCAAAGCAGGTAAGATTCCAGATTTACCAGTTGTGATCGATAGTCCGTTGGCAATATCGGCGACAGATATATTCATGCATAATATTCAAGATTATGATTCTGAGGCACTCGGTATGATGCGTGAAGACCAGGAAAGTCCTTTGTATTTGCCTAAATTACGCTTTACCAAGACTTCAGATGAATCGAAGGCGCTGAATGATCTCAACGAATCCGCAATCATCATTTCTGCTAGCGGAATGGCGGATGCCGGACGAATTCTGCACCATTTAAAACATAATCTGTGGCGTCCGGAATCAAGTGTGTTGTTTGTCGGTTACCAAGCGCAAGGCAGCTTGGGGCGTCGACTGATAGAAGGTGCGAAAAAAGTCAAGCTGTTAGGTGAGGAAATCAGCGTGAAAGCGGAGGTGCATAACCTCGACGGGTTTTCCGCCCATGCGGATCAGGGACAATTGCTCGAGTGGTTAGGGAATTTTGAAGGCAAACCGGCTTGCGTCTTTTTGGTGCATGGTGAAGTGGATATGGCTGAGCCGTTTGCGCTATTGCTTAAAGAAAAATTGGCCATGCAGACTTATATTCCACATTTTTCTGATGCAGCCCATATTGCAGGACGAAACTGGGAAATTGAAGAAAGCGGCATCGTCGTTCTTGATCCTGCACAGCGCCAATTGCAAGAATATCTTGAAACGGTGGAACGGGAGTATCAGCAATACCGTCGCCAATTAGAGCAGGCGGTTGCCTCTGATAAACAAAAAATGCCGGAAATTCTACGGCGACTGGAAAAATTGCAGAGTTATATGCGAAAAACTTTGAACGCAGTTTGA
- the murB gene encoding UDP-N-acetylmuramate dehydrogenase, with protein MIKNKMKNDFEAVIASERIAYEAPLAEYTTFKIGGPADVLAFPISVAEVAALVRIAAAYAMKITVLGNGSNILVRDKGIRGLVLKFGDEMAQIRRQGNVLIAGAGTGLGDLARFAAQEKMTGMEFSVGIPGSVGGAVFMNAGAYNGEISAVVESVTAVTLTGEIQKLSRPELKFSYRHSVFQESHAIICEVELGLADGQEEMILAQMGEFTEKRESKQPLEMPSAGSTFKRPEGHFAGTLIEAAGLKGLRYGGAEVSTKHAGFVVNAGGATAADVQALIKEVQHRVFEHAGVMLHPEVRIIGDE; from the coding sequence TTGATAAAAAATAAGATGAAAAATGACTTTGAAGCAGTTATCGCAAGTGAGCGCATTGCATATGAAGCGCCGCTGGCAGAGTATACAACGTTTAAAATCGGCGGTCCGGCAGACGTGTTGGCTTTTCCGATTTCGGTAGCAGAAGTGGCGGCGCTGGTGCGCATTGCGGCCGCCTATGCGATGAAAATCACAGTTCTTGGGAATGGCTCGAATATTTTAGTGCGCGATAAGGGGATTCGCGGACTGGTCTTGAAATTTGGTGATGAAATGGCTCAAATACGACGCCAGGGAAATGTTCTGATTGCAGGAGCTGGCACCGGCCTTGGGGACTTGGCTCGCTTTGCTGCGCAAGAAAAAATGACCGGTATGGAATTTTCGGTTGGTATTCCCGGTAGCGTTGGAGGAGCCGTGTTTATGAATGCAGGCGCCTATAATGGGGAAATTAGTGCAGTGGTCGAAAGTGTAACCGCCGTTACGTTAACTGGCGAAATTCAAAAACTGTCGCGACCGGAATTGAAATTTTCTTATCGGCATAGTGTCTTTCAAGAGAGTCATGCGATCATCTGTGAAGTGGAATTAGGGCTGGCGGATGGTCAGGAAGAAATGATTTTGGCGCAGATGGGGGAGTTTACCGAAAAGAGAGAGAGTAAACAACCGCTTGAAATGCCGAGTGCAGGAAGCACATTTAAACGTCCGGAAGGTCATTTTGCCGGTACTTTGATTGAAGCAGCCGGCCTGAAGGGCCTTCGTTACGGCGGCGCGGAAGTGTCAACGAAACATGCCGGTTTTGTCGTGAATGCCGGCGGCGCAACCGCAGCTGATGTGCAGGCGCTAATTAAAGAGGTGCAGCATCGTGTTTTTGAACATGCTGGTGTGATGTTGCATCCGGAAGTGCGCATTATCGGAGATGAATAA
- a CDS encoding YlbF family regulator, whose amino-acid sequence MNIYDKTHELVKAIKDSQEFKTFQAAKNEIESDSNAKEMVKNFISKHMELEYEMMAGKPEDKEKAEKIQQMYQLILLNSKAASFMQAYMTLQRVVADVYKILGDSVAEGMDFFDKK is encoded by the coding sequence GTGAACATTTATGACAAGACGCATGAATTAGTAAAAGCAATCAAAGATTCGCAGGAGTTTAAAACGTTTCAAGCGGCTAAAAATGAGATCGAATCGGATTCGAATGCAAAAGAGATGGTAAAGAATTTTATCTCGAAACATATGGAATTGGAATATGAGATGATGGCTGGAAAGCCTGAAGATAAAGAAAAAGCGGAAAAAATCCAACAAATGTATCAGCTCATTTTATTAAACAGCAAGGCGGCATCTTTTATGCAAGCGTATATGACGCTGCAGCGGGTAGTTGCGGATGTGTATAAAATTTTAGGCGATTCGGTTGCCGAAGGAATGGATTTTTTTGATAAAAAATAA
- the trmL gene encoding tRNA (uridine(34)/cytosine(34)/5-carboxymethylaminomethyluridine(34)-2'-O)-methyltransferase TrmL codes for MHIVLVEPEIPGNTGNIARLCAATASRLHLVKPLGFSLEDRYLKRAGLDYWHLVDVVCHEDFASVEAELAGHTFYYGTTKTTRSYSQIAYKADDVLVFGKETAGLPETLLAENSERCITIPMRKGARSLNLSNSVAIVLYEALRQTGFSGC; via the coding sequence ATGCATATCGTGTTAGTGGAGCCCGAGATTCCAGGCAATACGGGAAATATTGCACGCCTTTGCGCTGCTACGGCGAGTCGGCTGCATTTGGTTAAACCACTGGGATTTTCTTTGGAAGACAGGTATCTTAAGAGAGCCGGACTGGATTACTGGCATTTAGTCGATGTCGTTTGCCATGAGGATTTTGCTTCTGTAGAGGCTGAATTGGCGGGGCACACCTTTTATTACGGTACAACGAAAACGACTCGTTCATATAGTCAGATTGCCTATAAGGCGGATGATGTTTTGGTGTTTGGGAAAGAGACGGCCGGATTGCCGGAGACGTTGCTTGCAGAAAACAGTGAGCGGTGCATCACAATTCCAATGCGAAAGGGCGCTCGATCTTTGAATTTGTCAAATTCGGTGGCGATCGTTCTTTATGAAGCGTTGCGGCAGACCGGATTTTCTGGATGTTAA
- a CDS encoding ATP-binding protein, with protein MKIKRKIVKIDEMLCNGCGQCVSPCAEGAITLENGKAKVLREELCDGAGFCLGVCPTGALTLEERETENFDEEAVKEHKASLVKEGLAPHIMSCHWCGNSEMIQPLLPVKTNGDSTWVCVKCLPQLIHG; from the coding sequence ATGAAAATAAAACGCAAAATTGTTAAGATTGATGAAATGCTTTGTAATGGCTGTGGCCAATGCGTTTCACCGTGTGCCGAAGGGGCAATCACGCTGGAGAATGGAAAAGCGAAGGTGTTACGGGAAGAATTATGTGATGGTGCAGGTTTTTGCCTCGGCGTATGTCCGACTGGCGCACTTACGCTCGAAGAGCGTGAAACGGAAAATTTTGATGAAGAGGCAGTTAAAGAGCACAAAGCTTCACTTGTGAAGGAGGGGCTTGCGCCGCATATCATGAGTTGCCATTGGTGCGGTAATTCGGAAATGATACAACCCTTGTTGCCGGTTAAGACGAACGGTGACAGTACCTGGGTTTGTGTGAAATGTCTGCCGCAGTTGATCCACGGTTAA
- a CDS encoding fused response regulator/phosphatase: MKYNTINLRNWGVRMAYTILVVDDVAFNRTVLKAALKDMEDVIFTDAVNGVQALEVMESEEISLVILDLMMPEKNGFDVLREMRQDHRLKDIPVIVYSAMDEIDSISEALALGAYDYFTKPLKPKQMNVILPMKVKNAIQLYEQQKTIQALNEKMSLEMLLANVFQQSLLKERQSFTVADMYGKFIPCHEVGGDFYDCVESGESLWFIMADVSGYGVAAAMLSSMLKVEFQHCVQQFQYPNDVLRHINNVFCNLTKSNYCLTAFVGLIKDNTLWYSNAGQSYPVFYQAEKDVAHILQESSHSIGMIEDEEYELHQLPIAAGDLVVTYTEGLLENKLDHAGADEVYEELSRCVINRKHLIAERPTEFFETIFQLFGNGSDKKAKTDMAMMLICAK, translated from the coding sequence ATGAAATATAATACGATAAATTTAAGAAATTGGGGTGTTCGCATGGCTTACACTATATTGGTAGTCGATGATGTGGCCTTTAATCGTACTGTACTGAAAGCAGCGTTAAAGGATATGGAAGATGTCATATTTACTGATGCTGTAAATGGCGTTCAGGCTCTGGAAGTGATGGAAAGCGAAGAAATAAGCTTGGTGATACTTGATTTAATGATGCCGGAAAAAAATGGCTTTGATGTCCTGAGGGAGATGCGTCAGGATCATCGTTTGAAGGACATCCCTGTCATTGTATATTCGGCTATGGACGAAATCGACAGTATTAGTGAAGCGCTGGCTCTCGGCGCGTATGATTATTTTACAAAGCCTTTAAAACCGAAGCAGATGAATGTAATTTTGCCGATGAAGGTTAAAAATGCTATTCAACTATATGAACAACAAAAGACGATTCAAGCGCTGAATGAAAAAATGAGTCTTGAAATGCTGCTTGCAAATGTGTTTCAGCAGTCATTGTTGAAAGAAAGGCAAAGCTTTACGGTTGCCGACATGTACGGAAAATTTATTCCCTGCCATGAGGTGGGGGGGGATTTCTATGATTGCGTTGAATCCGGTGAGAGCCTTTGGTTTATTATGGCGGACGTTTCAGGCTATGGTGTGGCGGCGGCCATGTTGTCTTCCATGCTGAAAGTGGAATTTCAACATTGTGTGCAGCAGTTTCAATATCCGAATGATGTACTGCGTCATATCAATAATGTCTTTTGCAATCTAACGAAGAGTAATTATTGCCTGACTGCATTTGTCGGTCTCATCAAAGATAATACATTATGGTATTCAAATGCAGGACAATCCTATCCGGTATTTTATCAAGCAGAGAAAGATGTGGCCCATATTTTGCAAGAAAGCAGCCACAGCATAGGTATGATTGAAGACGAAGAATATGAACTGCATCAATTGCCGATTGCAGCGGGCGATCTTGTCGTGACCTATACCGAGGGTCTGTTGGAGAATAAACTGGACCATGCAGGAGCGGATGAGGTGTATGAAGAATTGTCGCGCTGCGTAATTAATCGAAAGCATCTGATTGCTGAACGGCCAACAGAATTTTTTGAAACGATCTTCCAATTGTTCGGAAATGGCTCGGATAAAAAAGCGAAAACGGATATGGCGATGATGCTTATTTGCGCGAAGTGA
- a CDS encoding alpha/beta fold hydrolase — MHITYLQGWSFNSDIWPDYCHTPNAHFPLHHPWPDNYSLDKLLRFLALHNKKTVLVGWSLGGMLALETAFRHPNNVAGLILVGTTPRFLTAPDFPHGQSAGALRQLKRQVLRTPSTAIASFRRQIDSDAFSMLADEPSPLELESHLLGLDYLAATDLRPLLGQITLPCHIIHGTQDQICPYRAAVYLAAQLPGARLHAFSESGHAPFLNEKNKFQILLESIFRQFEGSNSHVG, encoded by the coding sequence TTGCATATCACATATTTACAAGGCTGGTCCTTTAATTCCGACATTTGGCCGGATTACTGCCACACGCCAAATGCTCATTTTCCACTTCATCACCCTTGGCCTGATAATTACTCCCTAGATAAACTCCTACGTTTTCTTGCATTGCACAACAAAAAAACAGTGTTAGTCGGTTGGTCACTCGGCGGCATGCTGGCACTAGAAACAGCGTTTCGCCACCCCAATAATGTAGCCGGTCTCATCTTGGTCGGAACCACGCCTCGCTTTTTAACTGCACCAGATTTTCCTCACGGCCAATCAGCAGGCGCACTGCGCCAACTCAAACGCCAAGTATTGCGCACCCCATCTACTGCCATAGCCAGCTTTCGTAGACAAATCGATTCAGACGCTTTTTCTATGTTAGCGGACGAACCATCACCGCTCGAACTTGAATCACATCTCTTGGGTCTTGATTATTTAGCAGCAACTGATCTTCGTCCTCTCTTAGGACAAATCACCCTCCCCTGTCACATCATCCACGGAACGCAGGATCAAATTTGCCCCTATAGGGCCGCTGTTTATCTTGCCGCACAACTGCCAGGCGCGAGATTGCACGCATTCTCCGAGTCCGGCCATGCACCATTTTTAAACGAGAAAAATAAATTTCAAATCTTGCTCGAATCCATTTTTCGACAATTCGAAGGGAGTAATAGTCATGTTGGATAA
- the bioC gene encoding malonyl-ACP O-methyltransferase BioC has translation MLDKEKILHSFSRAATTYEENAVVQKKMAHLLLQQTQKVSRSFSHILEIGCGTGYLTRLLSKSFPSADIVATDISETMLTQASILQTGKNVRFERQDGENLSLNTKFDLIISNAAFQWFNNYDAAFSGFFRHLTSEGLLLYATFGPETFYELHTSFNQARHSLTLPSDIRHGPPFASSASLADYASNNGLFCHHREKTELLYYPSVRSFLSSIKKVGANHTPTSVSNNFNRKLLPTMISHYEQLFCTEDGLIPATYHLVFGQAQKQAPASGTAAQCG, from the coding sequence ATGTTGGATAAAGAAAAAATTTTGCATAGTTTCAGCCGCGCCGCAACAACTTACGAAGAAAATGCCGTCGTCCAAAAAAAAATGGCCCACCTACTCCTCCAGCAAACACAAAAGGTTAGCCGCTCTTTTTCACATATTCTAGAGATCGGCTGCGGCACCGGCTATCTGACCCGTCTATTGTCGAAATCCTTTCCTAGCGCTGACATTGTAGCGACCGACATTTCAGAAACCATGCTCACTCAGGCTTCAATCCTACAAACAGGCAAAAATGTTCGATTCGAAAGACAAGACGGTGAAAACCTCTCTCTCAACACTAAATTTGACTTAATCATTTCCAATGCAGCTTTCCAGTGGTTCAACAATTACGACGCGGCTTTTTCCGGATTTTTCCGTCACTTGACCTCTGAAGGTCTCTTGTTGTATGCGACTTTCGGACCGGAAACATTTTATGAGTTGCATACCTCTTTCAATCAGGCACGCCATAGTCTTACTCTGCCGTCTGACATTCGTCATGGCCCGCCCTTCGCTTCCTCTGCATCGCTGGCCGACTATGCTTCTAACAACGGACTCTTCTGCCATCACAGGGAAAAAACCGAACTGCTTTATTACCCTTCTGTCCGTTCTTTTCTCTCTTCAATAAAAAAAGTCGGCGCTAATCATACGCCGACCTCAGTTAGTAATAACTTTAATCGAAAACTTCTTCCAACGATGATATCGCATTACGAACAACTCTTTTGCACAGAAGATGGTTTAATCCCTGCAACATATCATCTTGTTTTTGGTCAAGCCCAAAAGCAGGCTCCGGCCTCAGGCACCGCCGCTCAGTGCGGATAA
- a CDS encoding SGNH/GDSL hydrolase family protein: protein MRKYISIILFLLLALYAFELSSASRFGTYAPVIAVERLQNRLCFSWSKPSYPAYYEVEVFSGSREHWQLLPSDATRITRYRTLSNNIQLDNSFPESAFIRVSAHSLLHHPLGTYSEPVAFSSLRQANLKPAPTLHYPASAPAPSTAMLSWSPVAGAVYYEFELLSALPENPNGTEHSRFQLLVTRDVFSNGHSLDISRFFRDKVYWRARGLDFNGNPIGVFSDAEEIYIDNLQPFLLRPLSNTGYAAANLPVPIYPVYEWIPIPGATQYEVELTDHPPENPNGTYPSEHRIWTSIVQSRYDCYDENPRISPGTYYWRVRGLDENGHAVGVYSDAEAYTVDFQSGRYAATFGDSITHGGGAVSYSPADMEYSFQKYLSFPALNLGKSGDTSETMLYRFEHDVLPFHPQFLLIMGGTNSLRGGVPAEEVIHDLATIRDKCIRNGIRPIFLTLPPINPDAIARVFQEETSPEWKEQFALVNAFLRQQRYVIDIAPFFMNADGDLPPHFAVDGLHMDLEGKKLMGQLINANWSRVTR from the coding sequence ATGAGGAAATATATATCTATCATCTTATTTCTATTACTCGCCCTATATGCATTTGAGTTATCTTCGGCTAGCCGCTTCGGCACTTATGCTCCAGTCATAGCCGTCGAACGTCTTCAAAACCGTCTGTGCTTTTCCTGGTCCAAACCCTCTTATCCCGCCTATTATGAGGTGGAAGTCTTCAGCGGTTCACGTGAACACTGGCAGTTGCTGCCATCTGATGCTACGCGCATCACCCGGTATCGTACGCTGTCAAACAATATCCAACTTGACAACTCATTTCCTGAGAGCGCTTTTATCCGCGTATCGGCGCATAGTTTGCTGCATCACCCACTCGGTACTTATTCGGAACCAGTCGCATTCTCCAGCTTAAGGCAGGCAAACCTCAAGCCCGCCCCGACCTTGCACTATCCAGCCTCGGCACCGGCGCCTTCGACTGCTATGTTAAGCTGGAGCCCCGTTGCTGGCGCGGTTTATTATGAGTTTGAACTTCTTTCTGCCCTGCCGGAAAATCCAAACGGTACAGAGCACTCCCGTTTTCAACTACTTGTTACACGCGATGTTTTTTCAAACGGTCACAGTCTCGATATCTCGCGTTTCTTTCGCGATAAGGTCTATTGGCGTGCTCGCGGCCTTGACTTCAACGGTAATCCAATTGGTGTTTTTTCTGATGCAGAAGAAATTTATATCGATAATTTGCAACCATTTTTACTGCGTCCGCTATCAAACACCGGCTATGCCGCCGCCAATTTGCCCGTGCCGATTTACCCGGTTTATGAGTGGATCCCCATACCGGGCGCTACACAGTATGAAGTCGAATTGACTGACCACCCTCCAGAAAACCCGAATGGCACTTATCCTTCGGAACATCGCATCTGGACATCCATCGTACAAAGTCGCTATGACTGTTATGATGAAAACCCCCGGATTTCACCTGGAACTTATTATTGGCGCGTCCGCGGTTTAGATGAAAACGGGCATGCCGTTGGCGTTTATTCTGATGCCGAAGCTTACACGGTCGATTTTCAAAGCGGTCGCTATGCAGCAACCTTTGGCGACAGCATTACACATGGCGGCGGAGCAGTTTCCTATTCTCCGGCCGATATGGAATACAGCTTTCAAAAATATCTTTCCTTTCCCGCTCTTAACTTAGGTAAAAGCGGTGATACCAGCGAGACGATGCTCTATCGCTTTGAGCATGACGTACTGCCCTTTCATCCGCAATTTTTACTCATCATGGGCGGGACCAATAGCCTGCGCGGTGGTGTTCCCGCAGAGGAAGTCATCCATGATTTAGCAACCATTCGCGACAAATGCATTCGCAATGGCATCCGCCCTATCTTCCTCACGCTCCCTCCGATCAACCCGGATGCGATCGCCCGCGTTTTTCAAGAAGAAACATCACCCGAATGGAAAGAACAGTTTGCACTGGTCAATGCATTTCTACGCCAACAGCGTTATGTAATAGACATTGCACCATTCTTCATGAACGCAGATGGCGATCTACCACCGCATTTTGCAGTCGATGGTTTGCACATGGATTTAGAAGGGAAAAAGTTAATGGGACAATTGATTAACGCTAATTGGTCAAGAGTGACTCGCTAA